A part of Paraliobacillus zengyii genomic DNA contains:
- a CDS encoding formate/nitrite transporter family protein — translation MEMEALKQVEELALKKQKTFQHSRLIYLIRAALASMFIGFGVIVAFKTGNYFYLEGSPFAYPLAAITFGAAIILIVYGGGDLFTGNTFYFTITALNKKMHWITVFRMWGATYAGNIIGAIGFAIFIYATGLFADSSVNTYLLDAAAKKMHIPFWELFFRGILCNWLICLAFFIPMKMKGDGAKLFTMMLFVFGFFISGYEHSIANMCTFAIALVLDHPDTISISGAIFNLIPVTIGNIIGGHFLMGWVYHYINKPYMDVK, via the coding sequence ATGGAAATGGAAGCATTAAAACAAGTTGAAGAACTAGCATTAAAGAAGCAAAAAACGTTTCAACATAGTCGTTTGATCTATCTCATTCGGGCTGCATTGGCAAGCATGTTTATTGGTTTTGGTGTTATTGTTGCCTTTAAAACAGGAAATTATTTTTATCTTGAAGGTTCTCCTTTTGCTTATCCTTTGGCCGCTATTACATTTGGTGCTGCGATTATTTTAATTGTTTATGGCGGTGGAGATTTATTTACAGGTAATACGTTTTATTTTACGATAACAGCTTTAAACAAAAAAATGCACTGGATAACTGTCTTCCGTATGTGGGGAGCAACATATGCAGGTAATATTATTGGTGCAATTGGCTTTGCGATCTTTATTTATGCAACTGGTCTTTTTGCAGATAGCTCTGTTAATACATATTTACTGGATGCGGCAGCCAAGAAAATGCACATTCCTTTTTGGGAACTCTTTTTTCGGGGAATATTGTGTAATTGGCTTATCTGTCTCGCCTTTTTCATTCCGATGAAAATGAAAGGAGATGGCGCAAAATTATTTACAATGATGCTTTTCGTATTCGGATTTTTCATTTCTGGGTATGAACATAGTATTGCAAATATGTGTACATTTGCGATTGCATTAGTATTAGACCATCCTGATACTATTTCTATTAGTGGTGCTATTTTTAACTTAATACCTGTCACAATTGGTAACATTATTGGTGGACATTTCTTAATGGGTTGGGTATATCATTATATTAATAAGCCCTATATGGACGTGAAATAG
- a CDS encoding thioredoxin family protein — protein MTTFQIIKSINKLDHFINQNNLAFLYISKQNCSVCHSLLPQVEAIMRRYPEIALGHVAVDQLPEVAGKFSIFTVPVLLLFVDGKEYLREARIVQLELFEERLQKIYQGVTE, from the coding sequence ATGACTACATTTCAGATAATTAAATCTATCAACAAACTAGATCACTTTATTAACCAAAATAACCTAGCTTTTCTCTATATTTCAAAGCAGAATTGCAGTGTTTGTCATAGTTTATTACCGCAAGTAGAAGCTATTATGAGAAGGTATCCAGAAATCGCACTTGGACATGTAGCGGTGGATCAATTGCCTGAAGTTGCTGGCAAGTTTTCTATTTTCACTGTCCCTGTTCTACTGTTATTTGTAGATGGAAAAGAATATTTACGAGAAGCAAGGATCGTCCAACTTGAATTGTTTGAAGAACGATTACAGAAAATCTATCAGGGGGTAACCGAATAG
- a CDS encoding DUF1129 family protein, which produces MHVKDLIEENNQKRKQLNDENLYYYEEMLVYIRLSYDKSEQATEEILTELLDHLLIAQDQGRPAEDIFSDNPKQYAYEIVGELPKMVTKERITFVSTGILSFLAALIFASSIIRVVLFYIFGIGEALRTTYLPSILIQGVLSVLLALLFIWLCVQYLRWSAFKKIHKVKEFFILWLVSTISISTLFAVFFLIPDFGIAINIPYWVLLIASLGLFLINWRLIKK; this is translated from the coding sequence ATGCACGTAAAAGACTTAATTGAAGAAAACAATCAAAAACGCAAACAGTTAAATGATGAAAATTTATATTATTATGAAGAAATGCTTGTATATATTCGACTCTCCTATGATAAATCCGAACAAGCAACAGAGGAAATATTAACGGAGCTACTCGATCATTTACTAATAGCTCAGGATCAGGGGCGGCCAGCTGAAGATATCTTCAGTGATAATCCGAAACAATATGCATATGAGATCGTAGGCGAATTACCAAAAATGGTCACGAAAGAACGAATTACTTTTGTTAGTACTGGAATTTTGTCGTTTTTAGCTGCACTTATTTTTGCCTCTAGTATTATAAGAGTTGTGTTATTTTATATCTTTGGCATTGGTGAAGCGCTTAGAACTACCTATCTTCCATCCATTCTGATACAAGGTGTACTTTCCGTCTTGCTGGCTTTATTATTTATTTGGCTATGTGTTCAGTATCTACGTTGGAGTGCATTTAAAAAAATTCATAAGGTGAAAGAGTTTTTTATTCTCTGGCTAGTTAGTACAATTTCGATAAGTACTTTGTTTGCTGTCTTTTTTCTTATTCCTGATTTTGGTATCGCAATTAACATACCTTATTGGGTTCTTCTAATCGCAAGTCTAGGTTTATTTCTTATTAATTGGCGTTTGATAAAAAAATAA
- a CDS encoding methyl-accepting chemotaxis protein, whose product MKKLTQFKSIRTKILLGFSIIIVLIFGYSAYNIISSNIMQTDTEDITDHQLPLLIADEQLKFNIVQRTGFARAYFLYGDPLYKDLFNQLTEESVALQEEALNYSDSDELKQLIAASKEWRALIEENVFTLYDQGNEVEAQAYFKSTVEPMGQEIVMGFISLVETRENLIREAGNELLVQNKANSTVGIVIGITLFIIAVIIALFIAKIITKPIKRVNEQMNEIASGNLSIEPLEVTSQDEVGQLIEAMNQMQVNLTEIVAEIQEVSGAVASQSEELTQSSNEVREASDQVATTMEELSSGAESQADTTTDLASSMADFSTKIQDANKKGEDVYQASQQVITLTTEGSQSMNSSIEQMRSIFDVVTEAVNQVKGLDTQSKEISKLVSVIKDIAEQTNLLALNAAIEAARAGEHGKGFAVVADEVRKLAEQVGVSVTDITGIVGNIQKETKLVTSSLEGGHKEVEKGMSQVTSTGETFKQMHSELNGMATGIRDISNNLELINQNSDTMNNAIEEIASVSEESAAGIQETAASIEQTSTSMEEVANSSGKLAKLADSLNKVTARFKL is encoded by the coding sequence ATGAAGAAATTAACACAATTTAAATCGATTCGAACTAAAATTTTACTTGGTTTTTCAATTATTATCGTATTAATCTTTGGTTATAGTGCTTATAATATTATTTCTTCAAATATTATGCAGACAGATACAGAGGATATTACAGATCATCAATTGCCATTATTAATTGCAGATGAGCAATTAAAATTTAATATAGTTCAACGAACAGGATTTGCACGTGCATATTTTTTATATGGGGATCCACTATATAAAGATTTGTTTAATCAACTTACTGAAGAAAGTGTTGCATTACAAGAAGAGGCCTTAAATTATAGCGATTCAGATGAATTAAAACAGTTGATTGCTGCTAGCAAGGAATGGCGAGCTTTAATTGAAGAGAATGTATTTACATTATATGATCAAGGAAATGAAGTAGAAGCACAGGCGTATTTTAAAAGTACTGTAGAGCCAATGGGACAAGAAATTGTAATGGGTTTTATTTCTTTAGTAGAAACAAGAGAAAACCTCATTAGAGAAGCTGGTAATGAGCTTTTAGTTCAAAATAAAGCAAACAGTACAGTAGGTATTGTTATTGGTATAACACTTTTCATAATTGCTGTAATCATTGCATTATTTATAGCTAAAATTATTACGAAGCCAATTAAGCGTGTTAATGAACAAATGAATGAAATTGCGAGTGGTAATTTATCAATAGAACCGTTAGAAGTTACTTCACAGGATGAAGTTGGCCAGTTGATTGAGGCTATGAATCAAATGCAAGTGAATTTAACAGAAATTGTTGCTGAAATTCAAGAAGTTTCTGGAGCTGTCGCAAGTCAAAGTGAAGAGCTGACACAATCTTCTAATGAGGTGCGAGAAGCAAGTGATCAAGTTGCTACGACAATGGAAGAATTATCATCTGGTGCTGAATCACAAGCTGATACAACAACAGACCTTGCGAGTTCAATGGCAGATTTCTCAACTAAAATTCAAGATGCTAATAAGAAAGGTGAAGATGTATATCAAGCTTCACAACAAGTCATTACGTTAACAACAGAAGGTAGTCAATCAATGAATAGCTCGATTGAGCAAATGCGTTCGATATTTGATGTTGTGACAGAAGCAGTTAATCAGGTTAAAGGATTGGATACGCAATCAAAAGAAATTTCAAAACTAGTAAGTGTTATCAAAGACATTGCAGAGCAAACAAATTTATTAGCTTTAAATGCAGCAATTGAAGCTGCTCGTGCAGGTGAACATGGAAAAGGGTTCGCAGTTGTTGCGGATGAAGTTCGTAAGTTAGCAGAGCAAGTTGGCGTTTCTGTAACGGATATTACAGGCATAGTAGGGAATATTCAAAAAGAAACTAAATTAGTAACGTCTTCGCTTGAAGGTGGGCATAAAGAAGTTGAAAAAGGTATGAGCCAAGTTACTTCAACTGGAGAAACATTTAAACAGATGCACAGTGAATTAAATGGTATGGCTACAGGTATTCGTGATATTTCGAATAATTTAGAATTAATAAACCAAAATAGTGATACAATGAATAATGCAATTGAAGAAATTGCTTCCGTTTCGGAAGAATCAGCAGCAGGAATTCAAGAAACAGCAGCTTCGATCGAACAAACAAGTACATCGATGGAAGAAGTTGCAAATAGTTCAGGTAAATTAGCAAAACTAGCGGATAGTTTAAATAAAGTTACTGCTCGTTTTAAATTGTAA
- a CDS encoding CotY/CotZ family spore coat protein, translating to MSTNLNTEFDQCVCDIVQQIVDAQDEVANNNNHCVTSCEQSIQQLLSPQTQTVNGTNTTIPFILYCQDCKPFIGNGVFQDELGKSGNTYFGCVETPIFRAKKFVEGSECCVKLELLLPVTAGGSTPCPGGRDVCDYFPGNSIKDFQSTGICITVDLNCFCSITCLDPITPLPVSSFTMHEKD from the coding sequence TTGAGTACTAATCTAAATACAGAATTTGATCAATGTGTATGTGACATTGTCCAACAAATTGTCGATGCACAAGATGAAGTTGCGAATAATAATAATCATTGCGTAACGAGTTGTGAACAGTCTATACAACAATTACTTTCACCACAAACACAAACGGTAAATGGTACTAATACAACGATACCTTTCATTCTTTATTGTCAAGATTGTAAACCTTTTATTGGTAATGGTGTCTTTCAAGATGAGCTAGGAAAGTCAGGCAACACTTATTTTGGGTGTGTCGAAACACCTATCTTCCGCGCGAAGAAATTTGTCGAAGGTAGTGAATGCTGTGTCAAACTAGAACTATTACTTCCAGTTACAGCTGGTGGATCTACTCCATGTCCGGGTGGTCGTGATGTATGTGATTATTTCCCTGGTAATAGTATTAAAGATTTCCAATCTACCGGTATCTGCATAACAGTAGATTTAAATTGTTTTTGTAGTATCACTTGTCTTGATCCAATTACTCCTCTTCCTGTTTCTTCATTTACTATGCACGAAAAAGACTAA
- a CDS encoding PH domain-containing protein — protein MRQSPKERIAKDAIKAWQLNATLMALIPLIVTIALFVLANIFSFSYWYAIGLLVITIVESIVTIFFIPKIRWNRWRYQIYDQEIYIQHGIIIVTRTLVPMIRVQHVDTKQGPILKRYGLSSLTISTAATTHEIPALLEEEASALRDQISELARVEQDDV, from the coding sequence TTGAGACAATCACCAAAAGAACGGATTGCAAAAGATGCAATTAAAGCTTGGCAATTAAATGCTACTCTAATGGCACTCATTCCACTTATTGTTACGATTGCTTTATTTGTTTTAGCTAATATTTTTTCATTTTCTTATTGGTACGCAATTGGTTTATTGGTAATAACCATAGTAGAGAGCATCGTCACTATTTTCTTTATTCCGAAAATACGTTGGAACAGGTGGCGATATCAAATCTATGATCAAGAGATTTATATTCAACATGGTATTATTATTGTCACACGTACACTTGTACCGATGATTCGCGTCCAACACGTCGATACTAAGCAAGGACCAATTTTAAAAAGGTACGGTTTATCAAGTCTAACGATTTCAACTGCAGCAACAACACATGAGATACCAGCATTACTTGAAGAGGAAGCATCCGCATTACGCGATCAAATTTCTGAATTAGCGAGGGTGGAGCAAGATGATGTCTGA
- a CDS encoding PadR family transcriptional regulator codes for MAIRSQLYKGILEGCILAIISRQTVYGYELSIKLEEQGLEVSEGSIYPILLRLQKEKLIAGEMRKSVSGPNRKYYTLTESGNVALKLFKQNWEMIKSPVDQLLKEDGEF; via the coding sequence TTGGCAATTCGAAGTCAATTATATAAAGGAATTTTAGAAGGATGCATTTTAGCAATTATTTCGCGACAAACAGTCTACGGTTACGAATTATCGATTAAATTGGAAGAACAAGGCCTAGAAGTCAGTGAGGGATCAATTTATCCAATTTTATTACGTTTACAAAAAGAGAAATTAATTGCGGGTGAAATGCGTAAGTCAGTTAGTGGTCCTAATCGAAAATATTACACCTTAACAGAATCAGGCAATGTTGCACTTAAACTATTTAAACAGAACTGGGAGATGATTAAATCACCCGTTGATCAACTATTAAAGGAAGATGGTGAATTTTGA
- a CDS encoding Na+/H+ antiporter subunit A: MSALHIAIIVPFLFALIVPLLYNKIPKIHTGWFVLILPTILFAYLISFIPTLSAGEVVVRKLTWVPSLGINFDIRLDGLSLLFGLLITGIGALVVLYSIFYLTKKGEALHNFYFYLLMFMGAMLGVVLSGNLMVMYVFWELTSLSSSLLIGYWHHREKSRYGAQKSMLITVTGGFAMLAGFALLYVMTGTFTITEIIAQADVVAASNLFIPAMLLILLGAFTKSAQFPFHIWLPDAMEAPTPVSAYLHSATMVKMGIYLVARLSPVFSGAPEWFWIVSGVGLLTLLWGSFNAVRQTDLKSILAYSTISQLGMLMSMLGVGSAAAYYGYEAGYTAATVAAIFHLINHSTFKGSLFMVAGIVDHETGTRDIRKLGGLMTFMPITFTLSIIGAFSMAGIYPFNGFLSKEMFLATMLNATEIADFNMQTFGILFPVIAWVASVFTFIYCMVLVFKTFTGKYQPEKLEKKPHEAPIGMLIPPIILASLVVLFGLFPNILSHSIIEPAVQAIYPASLTGVEHFDIHISAWHGIDYAPLHMTIGIIVVGLLLYLTLPKWQKIYQYLRLHQKDPVNYAYDYLLEKLVVVAAKITNIQITGLLRDYFVYMYVFLLGLTFYTMYRFNAFAIDTINVAPIPLYVWFVVAVVTAAVIVVPFINNKVVAIISVGFVGFLVSLFYVLFRAPDLALTQLLVETVTTALFLLCFYHLPELRKEKSKPTFKWVNVIISVGVGALVTVMALSALSFGNKKPFESISQYYIDNAHDLGGGDNIVNVILVDFRGLDTMLEILVLGIAALGVVTLIKLRMSGKEDV; this comes from the coding sequence TTGTCTGCATTACATATTGCAATTATCGTACCGTTTTTATTTGCATTAATTGTGCCGTTGTTGTACAACAAAATACCAAAAATTCACACGGGTTGGTTTGTTTTAATTTTACCAACTATTTTATTTGCCTATCTAATAAGTTTTATTCCGACACTTTCAGCAGGTGAAGTTGTTGTTAGGAAATTAACTTGGGTACCGTCACTCGGTATAAACTTTGATATACGTTTAGATGGTTTGTCCTTACTGTTTGGGTTATTGATTACGGGAATAGGTGCACTTGTTGTTTTATATTCCATTTTCTATTTAACCAAAAAAGGGGAAGCACTCCATAATTTTTATTTCTATTTATTAATGTTCATGGGTGCGATGCTCGGTGTTGTATTATCTGGAAATCTAATGGTTATGTATGTATTTTGGGAACTGACAAGTTTGTCATCATCTTTATTAATTGGTTATTGGCATCACAGAGAGAAATCCCGTTATGGTGCACAGAAGTCAATGCTCATAACCGTGACCGGTGGTTTTGCAATGCTCGCTGGTTTCGCCTTGTTATATGTTATGACAGGAACATTTACAATAACTGAAATTATTGCACAAGCAGACGTTGTAGCAGCTAGTAATTTGTTTATCCCTGCTATGTTACTTATCCTTCTAGGTGCATTTACCAAGTCGGCACAGTTTCCATTTCATATTTGGTTACCGGATGCGATGGAAGCACCAACACCAGTTAGTGCATATTTGCACTCTGCAACAATGGTTAAAATGGGCATCTATCTTGTTGCTCGATTAAGTCCTGTTTTCTCAGGTGCCCCTGAATGGTTCTGGATCGTTTCAGGTGTTGGTCTATTAACCTTACTGTGGGGTTCATTTAACGCAGTTCGACAAACAGATTTGAAATCGATTTTAGCATACTCAACGATCAGTCAATTAGGAATGCTTATGAGTATGTTAGGGGTTGGCTCTGCTGCTGCATACTACGGTTATGAAGCTGGTTATACCGCTGCAACAGTTGCTGCGATCTTCCACTTGATTAACCACTCGACCTTTAAAGGTAGTTTATTTATGGTTGCTGGTATTGTTGACCATGAAACAGGCACAAGGGATATTCGGAAATTGGGTGGTTTAATGACCTTTATGCCAATTACCTTCACCCTTTCGATTATTGGTGCTTTTTCAATGGCAGGAATTTATCCGTTTAATGGTTTCTTAAGTAAAGAAATGTTCTTAGCTACAATGTTAAACGCTACCGAAATTGCTGACTTTAATATGCAAACATTTGGTATATTATTCCCGGTAATTGCTTGGGTAGCAAGTGTGTTTACCTTTATCTACTGTATGGTTCTTGTGTTTAAAACATTCACAGGTAAATATCAGCCTGAAAAATTAGAAAAAAAGCCACACGAAGCACCAATTGGTATGTTAATCCCACCAATTATTTTAGCTAGTCTTGTTGTCTTGTTTGGTCTATTTCCAAACATATTGTCACACAGTATCATTGAACCAGCAGTTCAAGCGATTTATCCAGCTTCCTTAACTGGAGTGGAACATTTTGATATTCATATTTCAGCATGGCATGGAATCGATTATGCACCATTGCATATGACAATTGGTATCATTGTAGTTGGTTTATTGCTTTATTTAACACTGCCAAAATGGCAAAAAATATACCAGTATTTACGCTTGCATCAAAAAGATCCAGTCAACTATGCCTATGACTACTTATTAGAGAAGTTGGTTGTTGTTGCAGCTAAAATTACAAATATCCAAATAACAGGATTGTTACGTGATTATTTTGTATACATGTATGTCTTCTTACTTGGGTTAACCTTCTATACGATGTATCGATTTAATGCTTTTGCAATTGATACAATAAATGTTGCACCAATTCCTCTTTATGTATGGTTTGTGGTTGCTGTTGTCACAGCAGCTGTCATAGTAGTACCATTCATAAATAACAAGGTGGTTGCAATTATATCTGTTGGTTTTGTCGGGTTTTTAGTTTCTCTATTTTATGTTTTATTCCGTGCTCCAGACTTAGCGTTAACTCAACTATTAGTTGAGACGGTAACAACTGCATTGTTCTTGCTTTGTTTCTATCATTTACCGGAATTACGAAAAGAAAAGTCTAAACCAACATTTAAATGGGTTAATGTTATTATCTCAGTTGGTGTTGGTGCGTTGGTAACGGTCATGGCTTTAAGTGCTTTGTCATTTGGAAATAAAAAACCATTTGAGTCTATCTCCCAATATTATATCGATAATGCGCATGATCTTGGCGGTGGAGATAATATTGTTAACGTCATTTTAGTTGACTTTCGTGGTCTTGATACGATGCTAGAAATTCTAGTATTGGGGATTGCTGCGTTAGGTGTTGTAACATTAATTAAATTACGTATGAGTGGAAAGGAAGATGTTTAA
- a CDS encoding CBS domain-containing protein: MKNSERFIIAFNKIEAFFDKAINEKRHLSFYRSVQLLKRSNAIVDRYQDDLLEYAELRNAIIHERTDTNYAIAEPHDDVVERMEKIKEKLTAPELVIPRFFKEMRQIQAEATLNDVLQVIRETDYSQFPVYRDKEFIGLLTDKGITHWLARHAKGNADHLFQTAAYEVIKDDDRAHNYKFISKSMSIYQAEHYFLEQIKETKQLDALLITENGKLEETLIGMITSKDLIEIP, translated from the coding sequence ATGAAAAACTCGGAACGATTTATTATTGCTTTTAATAAAATTGAAGCTTTTTTTGATAAAGCAATTAATGAAAAAAGACACCTTTCTTTTTATCGATCTGTTCAATTGTTAAAAAGGTCAAATGCGATAGTAGATCGGTATCAAGACGATTTATTAGAATATGCAGAGCTACGGAATGCTATTATTCATGAACGAACCGATACCAATTATGCGATTGCGGAGCCACACGATGATGTAGTCGAAAGAATGGAAAAAATAAAAGAGAAGCTGACTGCACCAGAATTAGTAATACCTAGGTTCTTTAAGGAAATGCGTCAAATTCAAGCAGAGGCTACTTTAAATGATGTTTTACAGGTTATCCGCGAAACAGACTATTCCCAATTTCCTGTTTATCGTGACAAGGAATTCATTGGCTTGTTAACAGATAAAGGTATCACGCATTGGTTAGCGAGACATGCAAAAGGAAATGCAGATCATTTATTTCAAACCGCAGCATATGAGGTCATAAAAGATGATGATAGAGCACACAATTATAAGTTCATTAGTAAATCAATGAGTATATATCAAGCCGAGCACTATTTCCTAGAGCAAATAAAAGAAACAAAACAACTTGACGCATTGCTGATCACGGAAAATGGTAAGCTAGAAGAAACGTTAATAGGTATGATTACATCAAAAGATTTAATTGAGATCCCTTAA